The proteins below come from a single Mugil cephalus isolate CIBA_MC_2020 chromosome 7, CIBA_Mcephalus_1.1, whole genome shotgun sequence genomic window:
- the pkn2a gene encoding serine/threonine-protein kinase N2 isoform X1 has product MRGLVCSTDLEMELAETDEVVGDARGQLVAERLGLGHNLDLSDTMVQQKLDEIKEQIRREIRKELKIKEGAENLRKVTTDKKSLAYVDNMLKKSNKKVEELHQELQELNAHIVVKDPEELLECPLTPDTPNSEARMCTSSSRLAALKRQNDIELKVKQGAENMIQMYSNGPSKDRKLLATAQQMLQDSKTKIEFIRMQILKASQATELSFESNDMMDKSIISPLDLRVEELCHHAKIESAVAEGAKNVMKLLGSGKVTEKRAHSEAQARFNESSQKLDLLRYSLEQRLSELPKNHPRSSIIAEELSLLSSPVLSPRSSIISTQNQYSTVTKPAALTGTLDVRLMGCQDLLENVPGRSKAASVPLPGWSPSETRSSFISRANRNRSVSSRNLTKSEEVSNEISAVLKLDNTVVGQTSWRPVSNQAWDQKFTLELDRSRELEISVYWRDWRSLCAVKFLRLEDFLDNQRHGMCLYLEPQGMLFAEVTFFNPVIERRPKLQRQKKIFSKQQGKTFLRAPQMNINIATWGRLVRRAIPTVSTNSFSPQAAETGPSSLPGSPTPNSDPLVTKLDFDKEPTPGPKHYPAPDDIREPLVQHKIPDKEEVQDALASFDFLNKRNSKVLIPDMDGVVEQEIQHPDLELTAIQKDTDIRVEEQFHFSLQDFKCVAVLGRGHFGKVLLAKYKSTGEMFAIKALKKGDIVARDEVDSLMCEKRIFETVNSVRHPFLVNLFACFQTQEHVCFVMEYAAGGDLMMHIHADVFSEPRAVFYAACVVLGLQFLHEHKIVYRDLKLDNLLLDTEGYVKIADFGLCKEGMGFRDRTSTFCGTPEFLAPEVLTETSYTRAVDWWGLGVLIFEMLVGESPFPGDDEEEVFDSIVNDEVRYPRFLSTEAISIMRRLLRRSPERRLGAGEKDAEEVKKHLFFRNMDWSGLLAKKVKPPFVPTIQGANDVSNFDDEFTSEAPILTPPREPRVLSSGEQNMFSDFDYIADWC; this is encoded by the exons ATGCGTGGACTGGTTTGCTCCACTGATCTAGAGATGGAGTTGGCTGAAACCGATGAAGTTGTG GGGGACGCCAGGGGCCAGTTGGTGGCGGAGCGCCTCGGCCTGGGACACAACCTGGACCTGTCCGACACCATGGTCCAACAGAAGCTGGATGAGATCAAGGAGCAGATCCGCCGCGAGATCCGTAAAGAGCTAAAGATCAAAGAAGGAGCAGAGAACCTGCGAAAG GTCACCACAGACAAGAAGAGCCTGGCTTATGTTGACAACATGCTGAAAAAATCTAACAAGAAGGTTGAGGAGCTTCACCAGGAGCTACAAGAGCTCAACGCCCACATTGTGGTCAAAGACCCTGAGGAGCTGCTAG AATGCCCTCTGACCCCCGATACTCCTAACAGCGAAGCGAGAATGTgcaccagcagcagccgccTGGCAGCCCTGAAACGGCAGAACGACATCGAGCTCAAGGTCAAACAAGGAGCAGAGAACATGATTCAGATGTACTCCAACGGGCCCTCCAAG GATCGTAAGTTATTAGCGACGGCCCAGCAGATGCTTCAAGACAGCAAGACGAAGATCGAGTTCATCAGGATGCAGATCCTCAAGGCCAGCCAGGCCACCGAGCTGAGCTTCGAGAGCAACGATATGATGG ACAAGTCCATCATCAGCCCGTTAGACCTACGGGTGGAGGAGCTGTGTCACCACGCCAAGATAGAGTCCGCGGTGGCCGAGGGAGCCAAGAACGTCATGAAGCTCTTAGGCTCGGGAAAAGTCACAGAAAAGAGAGCACATTCAGAG GCCCAGGCCCGTTTTAATGAGTCCAGTCAAAAGCTCGACCTCTTGCGATATTCTTTGGAGCAGCGCCTCAGCGAGTTGCCTAAAAACCATCCTCGCAGCAGCATTATCGCAGAAGAGTTGTCCCTGCTGTCCTCACCGGTCCTCAGTCCCAGATCCAGCATCATCTCCACACAGAACCAGTACAGCACCGTGACCAAGCCTGCAGCACTCACAG GCACGTTAGATGTCAGGCTCATGGGCTGTCAGGATCTTCTGGAAAACGTCCCAGGTCGTTCCAAAGCCGCCTCTGTCCCTCTGCCTGGTTGGAGCCCCAGCGAGACACGCTCGTCCTTCATCAGTCGAGCAAATCGAAACCGCAGCGTGAGCTCAAGGAACCTGACGAAAAGCGAGGAGGTCTCCA ATGAGATCAGTGCAGTGTTGAAGTTGGACAACACAGTAGTTGGACAGACGAGCTGGAGGCCGGTCAGCAACCAGGCGTGGGACCAGAAGTTTACATTGGAACTGGACCGG TCTCGCGAGCTGGAGATCTCCGTGTACTGGCGGGACTGGCGTTCGCTCTGTGCCGTCAAGTTCCTGCggctggaggacttcctggaCAACCAGCGTCATGGAATGTGTCTGTACCTGGAGCCACAGGGGATGTTGTTTGCTGAG GTAACATTTTTCAACCCTGTCATTGAGAGACGACCAAAGttgcaaagacaaaagaagattTTCTCAAAACAACAAG GTAAGACTTTCCTGCGAGCCCCTCAGATGAACATTAACATCGCTACCTGGGGCCGTCTGGTAAGAAGAGCCATACCGACCGTCAGCACCAACTCCTTCAGCCCGCAGGCAGCGGAGACTGGGCCCAGCAGCCTACCGGGTTCCCCCACACCcaacag TGACCCTCTAGTGACCAAGTTGGACTTTGACAAAGAGCCGACACCAGGACCCAAACACTACCCAGCACCTGATGACATCAGAGAACCACTGGTGCAGCATAAGATCCCAGACAAGGAGGAAGTACAG GATGCGCTCGCCTCATTCGACTTCCTCAACAAGAGAAACAGCAAGGTGCTGATTCCCGACATGGATGGAGTGGTGGAGCAGGAGATCCAGCATCCAGACCTGGAGCTCACCGCCatccagaaagacacagacataag GGTAGAAGAACAGTTTCACTTCAGCCTCCAAGACTTCAAATGTGTGGCGGTGCTCGGACGTGGTCACTTCGGAAAA GTGCTGTTAGCAAAATATAAAAGCACAGGAGAGATGTTTGCCATCAAAGCTCTGAAGAAAGGAGACATTGTGGCTCGGGATGAAGTTGACAG tCTGATGTGCGAGAAGAGGATTTTTGAAACTGTCAACAGCGTCCGCCACCCGTTCCTGGTCAACCTGTTTGCGTGTTTCCAGACGCAGGAGCACGTTTGTTTTGTGATGGAGTACGCGGCGGGAGGCGACCTGATGATGCACATCCACGCGGATGTTTTCTCTGAGCCCAGGGCCGT ATTTTATGCAGCTTGCGTTGTGTTGGGATTACAGTTTTTACATGAACATAAGATTGTGTACAG AGATTTGAAGCTGGATAACCTGCTCCTGGATACAGAGGGATACGTAAAGATTGCTGACTTTGGGCTTTGCAAAGAAG GAATGGGTTTCAGGGACCGCACCAGCACGTTTTGTGGCACGCCGGAGTTTTTAGCTCCCGAGGTTTTAACCGAGACGTCGTACACTCGCGCTGTGGACTGGTGGGGGCTGGGTGTCCTCATCTTTGAGATGCTGGTTGGAGAG TCGCCCTTCCCAGgtgacgatgaggaggaggtgtttgACAGCATTGTCAACGATGAAGTCCGCTACCCACGGTTCCTCTCCACAGAGGCCATCTCCATCATGAGGAGG CTTTTAAGGAGAAGCCCAGAAAGACGTCTGGGAGCAGGAGAAAAGGACGCAGAGGAGGTTAAGAAACATCTATTCTTCAGG AACATGGATTGGAGCGGACTGCTGGCCAAGAAGGTGAAGCCGCCGTTCGTCCCGACGATCCAGGGCGCCAACGACGTCAGCAACTTCGACGACGAATTTACCTCAGAGGCTCCGATCTTAACCCCACCCAGAGAACCTCGAGTGCTGAGCTCCGGGGAGCAGAACATGTTCTCTGACTTCGATTACATCGCTGACTGGTGTTAG
- the pkn2a gene encoding serine/threonine-protein kinase N2 isoform X2 codes for MAADSVQGDARGQLVAERLGLGHNLDLSDTMVQQKLDEIKEQIRREIRKELKIKEGAENLRKVTTDKKSLAYVDNMLKKSNKKVEELHQELQELNAHIVVKDPEELLECPLTPDTPNSEARMCTSSSRLAALKRQNDIELKVKQGAENMIQMYSNGPSKDRKLLATAQQMLQDSKTKIEFIRMQILKASQATELSFESNDMMDKSIISPLDLRVEELCHHAKIESAVAEGAKNVMKLLGSGKVTEKRAHSEAQARFNESSQKLDLLRYSLEQRLSELPKNHPRSSIIAEELSLLSSPVLSPRSSIISTQNQYSTVTKPAALTGTLDVRLMGCQDLLENVPGRSKAASVPLPGWSPSETRSSFISRANRNRSVSSRNLTKSEEVSNEISAVLKLDNTVVGQTSWRPVSNQAWDQKFTLELDRSRELEISVYWRDWRSLCAVKFLRLEDFLDNQRHGMCLYLEPQGMLFAEVTFFNPVIERRPKLQRQKKIFSKQQGKTFLRAPQMNINIATWGRLVRRAIPTVSTNSFSPQAAETGPSSLPGSPTPNSDPLVTKLDFDKEPTPGPKHYPAPDDIREPLVQHKIPDKEEVQDALASFDFLNKRNSKVLIPDMDGVVEQEIQHPDLELTAIQKDTDIRVEEQFHFSLQDFKCVAVLGRGHFGKVLLAKYKSTGEMFAIKALKKGDIVARDEVDSLMCEKRIFETVNSVRHPFLVNLFACFQTQEHVCFVMEYAAGGDLMMHIHADVFSEPRAVFYAACVVLGLQFLHEHKIVYRDLKLDNLLLDTEGYVKIADFGLCKEGMGFRDRTSTFCGTPEFLAPEVLTETSYTRAVDWWGLGVLIFEMLVGESPFPGDDEEEVFDSIVNDEVRYPRFLSTEAISIMRRLLRRSPERRLGAGEKDAEEVKKHLFFRNMDWSGLLAKKVKPPFVPTIQGANDVSNFDDEFTSEAPILTPPREPRVLSSGEQNMFSDFDYIADWC; via the exons atggccgccgaTTCCGTGCAG GGGGACGCCAGGGGCCAGTTGGTGGCGGAGCGCCTCGGCCTGGGACACAACCTGGACCTGTCCGACACCATGGTCCAACAGAAGCTGGATGAGATCAAGGAGCAGATCCGCCGCGAGATCCGTAAAGAGCTAAAGATCAAAGAAGGAGCAGAGAACCTGCGAAAG GTCACCACAGACAAGAAGAGCCTGGCTTATGTTGACAACATGCTGAAAAAATCTAACAAGAAGGTTGAGGAGCTTCACCAGGAGCTACAAGAGCTCAACGCCCACATTGTGGTCAAAGACCCTGAGGAGCTGCTAG AATGCCCTCTGACCCCCGATACTCCTAACAGCGAAGCGAGAATGTgcaccagcagcagccgccTGGCAGCCCTGAAACGGCAGAACGACATCGAGCTCAAGGTCAAACAAGGAGCAGAGAACATGATTCAGATGTACTCCAACGGGCCCTCCAAG GATCGTAAGTTATTAGCGACGGCCCAGCAGATGCTTCAAGACAGCAAGACGAAGATCGAGTTCATCAGGATGCAGATCCTCAAGGCCAGCCAGGCCACCGAGCTGAGCTTCGAGAGCAACGATATGATGG ACAAGTCCATCATCAGCCCGTTAGACCTACGGGTGGAGGAGCTGTGTCACCACGCCAAGATAGAGTCCGCGGTGGCCGAGGGAGCCAAGAACGTCATGAAGCTCTTAGGCTCGGGAAAAGTCACAGAAAAGAGAGCACATTCAGAG GCCCAGGCCCGTTTTAATGAGTCCAGTCAAAAGCTCGACCTCTTGCGATATTCTTTGGAGCAGCGCCTCAGCGAGTTGCCTAAAAACCATCCTCGCAGCAGCATTATCGCAGAAGAGTTGTCCCTGCTGTCCTCACCGGTCCTCAGTCCCAGATCCAGCATCATCTCCACACAGAACCAGTACAGCACCGTGACCAAGCCTGCAGCACTCACAG GCACGTTAGATGTCAGGCTCATGGGCTGTCAGGATCTTCTGGAAAACGTCCCAGGTCGTTCCAAAGCCGCCTCTGTCCCTCTGCCTGGTTGGAGCCCCAGCGAGACACGCTCGTCCTTCATCAGTCGAGCAAATCGAAACCGCAGCGTGAGCTCAAGGAACCTGACGAAAAGCGAGGAGGTCTCCA ATGAGATCAGTGCAGTGTTGAAGTTGGACAACACAGTAGTTGGACAGACGAGCTGGAGGCCGGTCAGCAACCAGGCGTGGGACCAGAAGTTTACATTGGAACTGGACCGG TCTCGCGAGCTGGAGATCTCCGTGTACTGGCGGGACTGGCGTTCGCTCTGTGCCGTCAAGTTCCTGCggctggaggacttcctggaCAACCAGCGTCATGGAATGTGTCTGTACCTGGAGCCACAGGGGATGTTGTTTGCTGAG GTAACATTTTTCAACCCTGTCATTGAGAGACGACCAAAGttgcaaagacaaaagaagattTTCTCAAAACAACAAG GTAAGACTTTCCTGCGAGCCCCTCAGATGAACATTAACATCGCTACCTGGGGCCGTCTGGTAAGAAGAGCCATACCGACCGTCAGCACCAACTCCTTCAGCCCGCAGGCAGCGGAGACTGGGCCCAGCAGCCTACCGGGTTCCCCCACACCcaacag TGACCCTCTAGTGACCAAGTTGGACTTTGACAAAGAGCCGACACCAGGACCCAAACACTACCCAGCACCTGATGACATCAGAGAACCACTGGTGCAGCATAAGATCCCAGACAAGGAGGAAGTACAG GATGCGCTCGCCTCATTCGACTTCCTCAACAAGAGAAACAGCAAGGTGCTGATTCCCGACATGGATGGAGTGGTGGAGCAGGAGATCCAGCATCCAGACCTGGAGCTCACCGCCatccagaaagacacagacataag GGTAGAAGAACAGTTTCACTTCAGCCTCCAAGACTTCAAATGTGTGGCGGTGCTCGGACGTGGTCACTTCGGAAAA GTGCTGTTAGCAAAATATAAAAGCACAGGAGAGATGTTTGCCATCAAAGCTCTGAAGAAAGGAGACATTGTGGCTCGGGATGAAGTTGACAG tCTGATGTGCGAGAAGAGGATTTTTGAAACTGTCAACAGCGTCCGCCACCCGTTCCTGGTCAACCTGTTTGCGTGTTTCCAGACGCAGGAGCACGTTTGTTTTGTGATGGAGTACGCGGCGGGAGGCGACCTGATGATGCACATCCACGCGGATGTTTTCTCTGAGCCCAGGGCCGT ATTTTATGCAGCTTGCGTTGTGTTGGGATTACAGTTTTTACATGAACATAAGATTGTGTACAG AGATTTGAAGCTGGATAACCTGCTCCTGGATACAGAGGGATACGTAAAGATTGCTGACTTTGGGCTTTGCAAAGAAG GAATGGGTTTCAGGGACCGCACCAGCACGTTTTGTGGCACGCCGGAGTTTTTAGCTCCCGAGGTTTTAACCGAGACGTCGTACACTCGCGCTGTGGACTGGTGGGGGCTGGGTGTCCTCATCTTTGAGATGCTGGTTGGAGAG TCGCCCTTCCCAGgtgacgatgaggaggaggtgtttgACAGCATTGTCAACGATGAAGTCCGCTACCCACGGTTCCTCTCCACAGAGGCCATCTCCATCATGAGGAGG CTTTTAAGGAGAAGCCCAGAAAGACGTCTGGGAGCAGGAGAAAAGGACGCAGAGGAGGTTAAGAAACATCTATTCTTCAGG AACATGGATTGGAGCGGACTGCTGGCCAAGAAGGTGAAGCCGCCGTTCGTCCCGACGATCCAGGGCGCCAACGACGTCAGCAACTTCGACGACGAATTTACCTCAGAGGCTCCGATCTTAACCCCACCCAGAGAACCTCGAGTGCTGAGCTCCGGGGAGCAGAACATGTTCTCTGACTTCGATTACATCGCTGACTGGTGTTAG